The Exiguobacterium aurantiacum DSM 6208 genome includes a window with the following:
- a CDS encoding YsnF/AvaK domain-containing protein — MRQAIISELFDDATALLARTVDLKREGYDEGDMFVLVKRKETGEAVKRQSNLYVLVADDPQAIASLVTSSERPVERWLGSMRLTPERQETFAQAIEQGKLFLYVDAEQGERLEAETATRRKQATDTEEQTLALHEERLDVKKRAVQTGELVVNKRVTETDQEIEIPIRREQLHVERKDGSLEEIEDYDFDRPGIRTIDEGDHLRIQVIEERAFIVKRPVVVEEIIVHKHVREDVETVTETLRKEEIEVREEGDARIDIDSSLTERKDET, encoded by the coding sequence ATGAGACAAGCCATCATTTCTGAACTGTTCGACGATGCCACGGCGTTGCTCGCGCGGACGGTCGACTTGAAACGAGAAGGTTACGACGAAGGAGACATGTTCGTGCTCGTCAAACGTAAAGAGACGGGAGAGGCCGTGAAACGTCAATCGAATCTATACGTTCTCGTCGCCGACGACCCGCAGGCGATCGCTTCGCTCGTCACATCGAGCGAGCGTCCGGTCGAGCGATGGCTCGGCAGTATGCGCTTGACGCCTGAAAGACAGGAGACGTTCGCCCAGGCGATCGAGCAAGGAAAGTTGTTCCTCTACGTCGACGCGGAACAAGGCGAACGGCTCGAAGCAGAGACAGCGACCCGTCGAAAACAAGCGACAGACACCGAAGAACAAACGCTCGCCCTGCATGAGGAACGGCTCGACGTGAAGAAGCGAGCGGTCCAAACCGGTGAGCTCGTCGTGAACAAACGTGTCACCGAGACCGATCAAGAGATTGAAATCCCGATTCGGAGGGAACAGTTACACGTAGAGCGCAAAGACGGCTCGCTAGAAGAGATTGAAGACTATGATTTCGACCGACCGGGCATCCGGACGATCGACGAAGGCGATCACCTTCGGATTCAAGTCATCGAAGAGCGAGCGTTCATCGTCAAGCGACCTGTCGTCGTCGAGGAGATCATCGTGCATAAGCACGTGCGAGAAGACGTCGAAACGGTCACGGAGACGTTGCGCAAAGAAGAGATCGAGGTCCGGGAGGAAGGCGATGCCCGCATCGACATCGATTCATCACTTACAGAGCGAAAGGATGAGACATAA
- a CDS encoding glycoside hydrolase family 65 protein, with translation MKRLFAVDEWKVTEEGLHPKENRLAESITSLGNGHMGMRGNFEEDYSNDTHQGFYVAGVYYPDKTRVGWWKNGYPEYFAKVLNATNVIGLRVAINGTAVDLAKWDVKEFKRELDMQRGVLTRTFTLLNGTEETKVKVVRFFSIVDKEILAIRYNVTPINYEAKIEFTPYLDGDVVNEDSNYDEKFWLPVEHGVEERFGFVTTKTKKLDWHVTASMIADVEGARCEVLEATDLFVANKFTVTAPAGETATAYKYVSVVTNRDYEIDGLQSAGMQRVEAAFEKGFETLLAEQTDAWLARWEDADVRIDGDAEAQQGIRFNIFNMYQTYTGEDSRLNIGPKGFTGEKYGGATYWDTEAYCLHFYLATAKPEVSWNLLKYRHNQLPQAKENSVKNVGMEGALYPMVTMNGEECHNEWEITHEEIHRNGAIAHAIFNYTNFTGDKSYLGKYGLEVLVEISRYWASRVNFVPHKDVYMILGVTGPNEYDNNVNNNWYTNLIAAWTLEYTQEVYNYLKEAEPARLDELVATLGLSDEEIAKWNDIQTKMYYPKDDLVPDVFMQQDGFMDKEQILVKDLDPKHLPLNQNWSWDRILRSNFIKQADVLQGLYTFSDRFTLEQKQANFDFYEPRTVHESSLSPCVYSIIAAEVGYEDKAVELYQRSARLDLDNYNNDTEDGLHITSMVGSWMSIVHGFAGMRALDNELTFSPMIPKDWNGYSFNMLWRGHHLTISSTRDHVTIKQNGGTAVDIRVYGNVVTVPANEAVTVETVKA, from the coding sequence ATGAAACGATTGTTTGCAGTCGATGAATGGAAAGTAACGGAAGAAGGGCTTCACCCGAAAGAGAACCGTCTCGCCGAATCGATCACCTCGCTCGGTAACGGGCATATGGGGATGCGCGGGAACTTCGAGGAAGATTACTCGAATGACACGCACCAAGGGTTTTATGTGGCAGGCGTCTATTACCCGGACAAAACGCGCGTCGGTTGGTGGAAGAACGGCTATCCGGAATACTTCGCAAAAGTGTTGAACGCAACAAACGTCATCGGACTTCGTGTTGCCATTAACGGGACAGCGGTCGACTTGGCGAAATGGGACGTGAAAGAATTCAAGCGCGAGCTCGATATGCAACGTGGCGTCCTCACGCGGACGTTCACATTGTTGAACGGGACGGAAGAGACGAAAGTGAAAGTCGTCCGTTTCTTCTCGATCGTCGATAAAGAAATCTTAGCGATTCGTTATAACGTCACGCCGATCAACTACGAGGCGAAAATCGAGTTTACGCCATACTTGGACGGTGACGTCGTCAACGAGGACTCGAACTATGATGAGAAGTTCTGGTTGCCAGTCGAACACGGTGTCGAAGAGCGTTTCGGTTTTGTCACGACGAAGACGAAAAAGCTCGATTGGCACGTGACGGCCTCGATGATTGCAGACGTCGAAGGCGCGCGCTGTGAAGTGCTCGAAGCGACCGACCTGTTCGTCGCGAACAAGTTCACGGTGACGGCGCCGGCCGGTGAGACGGCAACGGCGTACAAATACGTATCGGTCGTCACGAACCGTGACTACGAGATTGATGGACTGCAATCGGCAGGGATGCAACGCGTCGAGGCGGCGTTTGAAAAAGGATTCGAGACGCTGCTTGCCGAGCAGACCGACGCCTGGCTCGCGCGCTGGGAAGATGCTGACGTTCGCATTGATGGCGACGCCGAGGCGCAGCAAGGCATCCGCTTCAACATCTTCAATATGTATCAAACGTACACGGGTGAAGACTCACGTCTCAACATCGGACCGAAAGGGTTCACCGGTGAAAAGTATGGCGGTGCGACGTATTGGGATACAGAAGCGTATTGCCTCCACTTCTATTTAGCGACAGCCAAACCGGAAGTGTCATGGAACTTGCTCAAATATCGCCATAACCAATTGCCGCAAGCGAAAGAGAACTCGGTGAAAAACGTCGGGATGGAAGGTGCCCTCTATCCGATGGTGACGATGAACGGGGAAGAGTGCCACAACGAGTGGGAAATCACGCACGAAGAGATTCATCGGAACGGTGCGATCGCCCATGCGATCTTCAACTATACGAACTTCACGGGCGACAAGTCATACCTTGGCAAATACGGACTTGAAGTATTGGTCGAGATCTCGCGTTACTGGGCGAGCCGCGTCAACTTTGTGCCACACAAAGACGTGTATATGATCCTAGGCGTCACAGGTCCGAACGAATATGACAACAACGTCAACAACAACTGGTACACGAACTTGATCGCCGCGTGGACGCTCGAGTACACGCAAGAAGTATACAACTACTTGAAAGAAGCGGAGCCGGCTCGTCTTGACGAACTCGTGGCGACGCTTGGTCTATCGGATGAGGAGATCGCGAAGTGGAACGACATCCAAACGAAGATGTACTATCCGAAAGACGACCTCGTTCCTGACGTGTTCATGCAACAGGACGGCTTCATGGATAAAGAGCAGATCTTAGTGAAAGACCTCGATCCGAAACACTTGCCGCTCAACCAGAACTGGTCGTGGGACCGCATCCTCCGCTCGAACTTCATCAAACAGGCGGACGTGCTCCAAGGTCTCTACACGTTCAGCGACCGCTTCACGCTTGAGCAGAAACAGGCGAACTTCGACTTCTACGAACCGCGTACGGTCCATGAGTCGAGCCTATCGCCTTGCGTCTACTCGATCATTGCGGCAGAAGTCGGTTATGAGGACAAAGCGGTCGAACTATACCAACGTTCAGCCCGACTCGACCTCGACAACTATAACAACGACACAGAAGACGGCTTACACATCACGTCGATGGTCGGTTCGTGGATGTCGATCGTCCACGGCTTCGCCGGGATGCGCGCGCTCGACAATGAGCTGACGTTCAGCCCGATGATTCCGAAAGATTGGAACGGCTACTCGTTCAACATGCTCTGGCGCGGCCATCATTTGACGATCTCATCGACACGTGACCACGTGACGATCAAGCAGAACGGCGGTACAGCTGTCGACATCCGCGTCTACGGAAATGTCGTCACGGTACCGGCGAACGAAGCGGTGACTGTCGAAACGGTGAAAGCGTAA
- a CDS encoding DUF2382 domain-containing protein: protein MDNKRYVGTYYQESELVSKIDELRAQGHREEDLYVVVKDKSNLSMVRGETGAEVKETKASWLDRFFGVADGADEVRHTFDKLGFSEEETARHHSDIENGGFVLLLDTDDGVLDNGRNDTFEGRTSAGYGSEGNEAGNMTARDPIGTGVGAAGTGLDATGSHHDSTRHHDMDEDIRNRTDLTDEQKLQLHEERLQVNKERVQTGEVRVEKDVVEHEERIDVEVERDEVYVERRPVDGDRAATDHSFDAKNERDEIRVPVTEERVDVTKKDVVAEEIVVGKEKVKDTETVRETVRKEEAHIEGEDDLRKRDGDHTRRDDRDRL from the coding sequence ATGGATAACAAACGTTACGTAGGAACTTACTATCAGGAGTCAGAACTCGTGTCAAAAATTGATGAGCTCCGTGCTCAAGGTCATCGTGAAGAAGACTTGTACGTCGTTGTGAAGGATAAATCGAACCTTTCAATGGTTCGCGGCGAAACGGGCGCAGAAGTAAAAGAAACAAAAGCATCATGGCTTGATCGCTTCTTCGGAGTCGCGGACGGTGCAGACGAAGTTCGTCACACGTTCGACAAACTCGGCTTCTCAGAAGAAGAGACGGCACGCCACCATTCAGATATCGAGAACGGCGGCTTCGTCCTCTTGCTTGATACGGACGATGGTGTCCTCGATAACGGACGGAACGATACGTTCGAAGGACGTACGTCAGCAGGCTACGGTTCAGAAGGGAACGAGGCTGGCAACATGACGGCTCGTGACCCGATTGGTACAGGTGTCGGAGCAGCCGGAACAGGTCTTGACGCGACGGGATCGCATCATGACTCGACGCGTCACCACGATATGGATGAGGACATCCGCAACCGCACCGACTTGACGGACGAGCAGAAGTTGCAGTTGCATGAAGAACGTCTACAAGTGAACAAAGAGCGCGTCCAAACGGGCGAGGTTCGCGTCGAGAAAGACGTCGTCGAGCATGAGGAACGCATCGATGTCGAAGTCGAGCGTGACGAAGTGTATGTCGAGCGACGTCCAGTCGACGGTGACCGCGCCGCGACAGACCACTCGTTCGATGCGAAGAACGAACGTGACGAGATTCGTGTCCCTGTGACGGAAGAACGTGTCGATGTGACGAAGAAAGATGTCGTCGCGGAAGAGATTGTCGTCGGCAAAGAAAAAGTGAAGGATACTGAAACAGTACGGGAGACAGTCCGGAAGGAAGAAGCCCATATCGAGGGTGAAGATGACCTCCGCAAGCGTGACGGTGACCACACACGCCGTGACGACCGCGACCGCCTCTAA
- a CDS encoding general stress protein, translated as MSRRRFVDTYQDEAALVSKIDQLNHDGYDEKDLFVVVRDEDNVSLVKRNTDAKVEEASASWLQKFAGVAEGEQEVKRALLDLGLADDDVNKAYGDIMSGGYALILDEPDTGFNDGDNPAFEGHEGNAAFGRDRDV; from the coding sequence ATGAGCAGAAGACGATTTGTTGACACGTACCAAGACGAGGCGGCCCTCGTCTCGAAGATTGATCAGTTGAACCATGATGGCTATGACGAGAAGGACTTGTTCGTCGTCGTGCGAGACGAGGATAACGTATCGCTCGTCAAACGAAACACCGATGCGAAAGTGGAAGAGGCTTCAGCTTCATGGCTGCAAAAGTTTGCCGGCGTCGCTGAAGGCGAGCAAGAAGTGAAACGAGCGCTCCTCGACCTCGGACTCGCGGACGATGACGTGAACAAGGCGTACGGAGACATCATGAGCGGTGGTTATGCGCTCATTCTCGATGAACCGGATACCGGCTTCAACGACGGGGACAACCCGGCGTTTGAAGGGCATGAAGGCAATGCGGCGTTCGGCCGCGATCGCGACGTTTGA
- a CDS encoding IS1182 family transposase: protein MMPDLPNMPPSPYAALYDLLIPADDELRLIHDLVSFDFITDLLEDTYCHDNGRMAVHPVRMFKYLFLKAHSNLSDVDLVRRAKTDLTYKYFLDLAPEDDVINPSSLTKFRRQRMDDDELLEKLIGHTVEVAKGMGLLKGRTLIVDATHSRARYGQKPIRQAIIDETKRLRQACYQSSVDAKGRFPEKVDEEDIDQLLAYALAVAETVETGMPELMFREHIRDQVNRVRELAEDAHVELQVSKDSDARTGHKSADSSFFGYKHHLAMTEEGIITAVVVTSGEVADGPQLASLVEKSHLAGAEFDHIVGDAAYSGRDNLIYAASQGCKLVAPLNPRVYSPADNRGEGFTYNKDAERYVCPAGHMAIRKARTGTKDIGKNQKETHYFDIELCKQCPLRNGCYKNGAKSKTYSVSLKSREHSEQYEYEQTDEFKDYRRKRFAIEAKNSQLKNPQGLARNKTSDLKGMTLQGVMAIIAVNLKRIIALRKENTG from the coding sequence ATGATGCCTGACCTGCCCAACATGCCGCCGAGCCCGTATGCGGCCCTCTATGACCTGTTGATCCCGGCCGATGACGAACTGCGGCTCATCCATGACCTCGTCTCGTTCGATTTTATCACGGACCTACTCGAGGATACGTATTGCCACGACAACGGTCGGATGGCCGTCCATCCTGTCCGGATGTTCAAATATCTGTTCCTGAAGGCGCATTCGAACCTGTCCGACGTCGACCTCGTCAGACGGGCGAAGACCGACCTCACCTACAAATATTTTCTGGACCTGGCACCGGAAGATGACGTCATCAACCCCTCCTCGCTCACGAAGTTCCGTCGTCAGCGCATGGACGACGACGAGCTGCTCGAGAAGTTGATCGGGCACACGGTCGAGGTCGCGAAAGGGATGGGGCTGCTCAAGGGACGGACATTGATCGTCGACGCGACCCATTCACGGGCCCGGTACGGGCAGAAACCGATCAGACAGGCAATCATCGACGAGACGAAACGCCTGAGACAAGCGTGCTACCAATCATCGGTCGATGCGAAAGGTCGTTTCCCGGAAAAGGTCGACGAGGAGGATATCGACCAACTCCTCGCCTATGCGCTTGCCGTCGCAGAGACCGTCGAGACCGGGATGCCCGAGCTGATGTTTCGCGAGCACATCCGAGACCAGGTGAACCGGGTGCGTGAGCTAGCGGAGGATGCGCATGTCGAGCTGCAGGTGTCCAAAGACAGCGATGCCCGGACAGGGCACAAGAGTGCCGACTCGTCGTTCTTCGGCTACAAGCACCATCTCGCGATGACGGAGGAGGGCATCATCACGGCTGTCGTCGTCACATCTGGCGAGGTGGCAGACGGGCCACAATTGGCGAGTCTTGTTGAGAAGAGCCATCTAGCCGGTGCCGAGTTCGACCACATCGTGGGTGACGCCGCCTATTCTGGCCGTGACAACCTGATTTACGCTGCCTCACAAGGATGTAAGCTTGTCGCCCCGTTGAATCCGCGTGTCTATTCGCCGGCTGATAACCGCGGTGAGGGGTTCACCTACAACAAGGATGCCGAACGCTACGTCTGCCCCGCCGGGCACATGGCCATCCGGAAGGCCCGGACAGGGACAAAGGACATCGGTAAAAACCAGAAAGAAACGCATTATTTCGATATCGAGCTCTGTAAGCAATGCCCGTTGCGCAATGGCTGTTACAAGAATGGTGCAAAATCGAAAACGTACAGCGTGTCCTTGAAATCGAGGGAGCATAGCGAACAGTACGAGTACGAGCAGACGGATGAGTTCAAGGACTATCGCCGCAAGCGCTTCGCCATCGAGGCGAAAAATAGTCAATTGAAGAACCCGCAAGGTCTGGCGCGCAACAAGACGTCAGACCTGAAAGGCATGACGTTACAGGGCGTGATGGCAATCATTGCGGTCAACCTGAAGCGAATCATCGCCCTTCGAAAAGAAAATACAGGATGA